In Phoenix dactylifera cultivar Barhee BC4 chromosome 1, palm_55x_up_171113_PBpolish2nd_filt_p, whole genome shotgun sequence, the genomic stretch CAATTAAATTTGATCTTAAGGTCAGTACCaacataagaaaataaaattctaCACAAAGATCAACCTACAAACACCATATAGTTTTTCCAGTAcaatctctttatttttttaaataatgtaATATAAATAGAAAAGATTATCTCACTAATTTAGCCAGAGAGAAGTATCCTACTACTCCATTCTTTGTTGAAACCAATACCAGGTTTcatcttaaaaaataaaaggccCTTTGATCTATCGTCAGCACCATCTGGAAGCCCTTTGATCTAGACCCTGCTTTTTCCCAGTTCTTCTCTTTTCTAAGTTCGCCTTTGGTTTATGTTGCATATACCCAAGCTATTTCAAATGGTTCTCCTGCACCTTATTCTCTGATGGTTTCATTGTAACCTTGTCCGATATCCTCACCGTGAATCCACCTTAACATACCACCATGCTTATGGGTCCTAAGTATCATGCAATACTCATATAATAAGATACAAGTTTTTTATAACCCTATAAAATTTTCCTCTATTATTTACACTGTCAGATAGTCATAAATCAAGCCTTAGCTTACCTTAGCTAACCAGCCTTCATGACATATATCATGGGTCTTCCTCATTTATCAATCCCTTCTTCTGTAGAACAGTCTAACAGTATCCTTGATCTGTTACAACATTATCATCCTACATTTCCAGTTCTCCACTAGAGTTGTCCTCCATATAACTTTTCTATTTTGATGAACTTTCAGGACTTGTCTCCAAAATGTTCCATCCAACAACGTTTTAATGGTATCAAACCCTAGTACAAATAACAATTGATATACCATTAGCTGATAAGGCATGCCAGGTATCTCCCCCTGGACACAAGTTGGCACTGCAGATATAACAGGTGCAAAGAGGTAAAGGCTTACAACCAACCCCTAGTGAAGCATACTCAGATTGAGGGCTCTCTAAATAGttgatttatttttctcttgCATGTACAACTATTAAAATTGCCAAAATATCAATGTGATATGTTATTATTACTCACAGCACACCTGTGATTTCCTCTCTATTTGAATGAAACTTGCCaaagtgtttcaaatggatTCAAAGTATTTCCAAGACAGACCATCTTACAACTTTGTAAACTTCAAGTCGTGTGTTATGGGCAAACACGTGGAAATGCATGTTTATTAAGGAAACAAAAGCAGCTAGCCACTATCTAATGATAACTAGAGATAACATCATGATTCATATAGCTCTTTCTACCAAGGACGAAAAGGAAGCCTTGGAGAAAAATAAAGACCAGTCCTCATGTAGGGAATCCTCTTATCTTGAATAAACGAAAGAGGAATGCAGCAAAGAGTGAGTGGAAAAGATAAAGCATGAATCACCCACAGTGATAATAAGATAAGAAGAAAACTTCTGCAggaatggaagaaaaaaaattgattactaCAACTGCATCAAATTATGGCCTTTACAACAACAGTTGGAAGACCTGAATCCAATGAGCAGATATTTTCTAGACATTCTTTCAAATGATAGATGTTGACAAATTTGATTTAACAGAATCAGATAGATGTAGGAGCTTAAATACCAAAAACTATGAATTACACTGGAACTTAATTATACAGACCTTGGCTGTACAAAAGTAACAATTGGATGCTGATGAGAGAAGCATATTAAAATGAGTAGAAATATTCCTTTGTTGTATCCTTGAAGATTTTCTTGGTTCTAAAGTCCATTAACACCAATACTATCTACACTTAACATTTTGATTATGTTATTTCTGCTTAACAATTTACCAGTATTAGAGGGTAGAGATGCTTAAGCTCGAATTGAATAGAGAGTAGAACAGCTTATTTCATCATTTCTATCCATCATCACAAATAATGCTTCTTAAGGATCACAAAACTCAAGCATCTTACTTTTGGACATCTATTCCATAGAGGTTGTATTcaaaaagaaatccaaaaacTGCAGCAGATATATATGATGAAGTTGGAGCATCAACAACATTTGGGGGGAAATATACATGTCAAGCAATACTTAATGGACTATCCAAATTTATTTTCTAGAAAATCTTTAAATTAAGGAAAAGATAAACGTATCTACAGAGATTGCTGATTCAATgttaaatttttagaatttcCAGCTACATTCTGACTTCTAGAAAGCAATGATTTACATTAACATTCTGACAATGATTGTAATGTTCTCAGAGGCCCTTAACATTGTGTTTGTCTACATACAACAGAACTTTCAGATGATGCAATTTTACAATGATAACTACCACAAGGAAACACCCTATCTTAAGTAGCTATTCTAAACAAAATACAGGAAATGATAAAAGCCATACATGCCTATGTTAAgacaagaaaagagagaaaaacaaaGGTGGAGAGTAGCATGTAATCCTACAGCCTCTCGCGGAATGATCTCCTTTTGACATAAGCAGAGGACTAAGAATCAAGGAACAACCAAATGCACATGCTGAAAAAAGCATCAATAGATAACTAATCCCCCTGAACTCCCACTAGTTGCATTACACTGTGCCCAATATATCACAGCAGCTCCTACTGCAACTCGTCCAAAAGTTAGAGAATCTATTCAATTCTACTCAACCAAAACCCAGTTTGCGTTACTGCATAAACAAGCGAAAGCACCCAGAATTGAGAACCCAGatattcaaatgaaaaagaattCCCTCAACTGCAATGGAGAACAAGCAGTAGGAGTGGGCAACCTAGTTCAAACTTCCATTACCTAATTTTATCTAAATATGCGCAGAATCTACAACATACTGTCATTTCCCTCCTAATTGCCTCTGCACCAAGCTCGATTAATCACAACAACAACAATGATGATGATAACCAACAACAACATTGATGATTATGATGACGACGTGATGATGACCCTCCAAAAATCTGTCATACTATTCTGTAATCTTAATTTGAATAAAGATGGGGAAATGAAATACCGAAATCAATCTTCGCCTGTCGGAAAAAGCGTTAGGACCCTCCTCCCACCACGTCCTCCTCTGCTGCCCGATTCCAAATCCTCCACATACGAGGCTGCCGATGGTGCAGGTGGTGGCGGAGGTGGTACCAAGCCAACCGCCGCCGGCCCCACCATACGATGCATCCCTGGCTGCGGCACAGTCCGTCCTAGAAAGCCATGATCATAACCCCCAGTGCTGCCGGTCGGCGATCCGAAATGGCCCATATGCCTCTGCTGATAGTACTGCTGCTGATGCTGCTGCTGCACGGCGGCCGTGATCTGCTGGTGATGCTGCAGCGCAGCGACAGGCACGAACGGCATGAAGGGTTCCGGCCCGGGCCCGCGGCCGAGGAAATGATGAGGAACAGGGCCGCTAGCGAAAAGCTGGTCGGTGGCGGCATCGGCGGCGGAGATGGGGCCGCCTGCTCCTGCGCCGGCTGCGCCTCCGGCCGCGCCGCCAGCGGAGGAGCTGAGGCCCTGCATGCGCTTGAGGTAGAGCCGGTACTTCTGGAGGTGGCTAGCGACGTTCTCGCGGGTGAGGCCGTCGACGCTCATCAGCTGCATTATGGTCTTGGGGACCGCGTTCTTGATCCCCAGGTGGGCCACCGCGTCCACGAACCGCTTGTGGAGCTGCGGCGTCCACACCAGCCGCGGTCGCTTCAGGGTACGAGCCGGCTCGTCGCCTCCGCcgccggaggcggcggcggagagGTGGTCGGGGGAGTCGAAGTCGGGCGGGGTTTGGGAGGAGGGTGCGGATGGGGGCGGTGGGAGGGTCGGAGCCGAGTGGAGGTGGTGGAGGGAAGGATTAGGGTTGGAGTTGGAGGGGGCGATGGGGATGTCGAAGGCGAGAGCGAGGTCGGGTGTGATGAGAGTCTGAGAGAGCGGCGTCAGCTCCTCCGGGCTCGGGAGCTGCTCCTCCCACCGTGCGAACCAGTTcggctcctcctcttccctcatCCCTCCTCTTCTTATTGCAGCTATGGAGATCCAAAGTGTACCGATTTATTGCTATCAGACGAGAAAAGGAATAAACGGAAGAAGATTTGGGGGCAGAAAGGAGGCGCAGAGAGAGGGTGGTGCTGGGGGGAGAGGGTTTCGAGGtggatctctctctttttttggtgTTTTCTGCGGATGCTTTGTGGGTTCGCTTCTCTCTGCTCCTCTCTTTCTATCTTTCAGAGCATTTGGATTGTTTAATTTGGATATTAATTTAGGAATGCAGTGACAGTGTGATCTGTTTTCATCCcatgttttgtttgtttgttggtTGGTTGGACATTTTTTTTATTCCGGCTTTTTGGGGCATGGCTGGGGTGGTGGTGACCTGTAAGAGAGGGCAGATCTTGGGGCTTGGTAATCTAGGCTTGGTCGTGGGGTTTAATTACGGGTTTGGGACTTGCGATTACCCTGGCTGgtctttttcagttttttgtCCTCGCACTGGCGTCCAGGCGTATGGCTGCCGGGGGGATTTTGTGGTTCAACGCCTAAATTGACTGCCGCCTAACATCTTGGCCTTGCAGATTGGATGTCATATCCTTTTGCTCTTCAATTCAAGGAGAATATTCACTGAGCTCACAATTGCCGATTTGGCAATTTGACCTCTTATGTTTGGTAGAAAATCTCTCAAATTGTACCAATTCTCTCTTGCCATATGGCTAGAAATTTATTTATGTTCTTATGATGGGAATAATAgcaatacttttcatttagttttttttttctatttggtAGTTGGTTGGTGGGTAAAAGAAGCAaaattttatctaaaaataaacCTAACTTTACCCGAAAAAACTAAAATGGTAAAATGATTGATTATATGAGGACTAATAAATGGCAATCAAATGAACGACTGAATGTATCTTTCTTATAGTGTTCATAAGCTAACAATAATTTGTAATGTACATGCATATTATAGAGCatgtcaaaaaaatattttatgaatattttttgtatattttggatataaaagtattcaagacaatgtttttttttctaagaaaattgttaTATTTCATTGTAATAGCTTATAGAAAGacaaataatatttaaaaaaaaaatcatatttaaccCAAAGCAAGAGTTATAGCCCATAACTGTTATAGACCACACATTATCAATGTCATGCATAGAACCAATCAAGGAACCAACAATAGGGAGTTTGTTTTAAAATGATGCcctgaagaaagaaaataaaaagcaaTTTGGTACAACCATTTAGATTTTGGTATATTCCTTGTTCTTTGATCTACTATTTTTCCCATTTTAAATTTAGCTTCATGTCATGGAGAATGATAGTTTATCAATTTTCCTACAGTACCTATAAAATAAGGCTTGGCCTAAGGATTTGGTGCCATCCTCCTTATAGGGGAGGTTTAATGTGAACCATGCATGTCCAAGATTTCATATCATATATGGACTAGGAACTTTAGAGCTAAAAGGCATTAAATTATAAGCTCAACAACAGGAACATATACCTAATTGTAGTATCAAAGGAACCAAAAGTACTCATTAATGCACAGAAAGATGGTCAAAGAAGCAAAGTATGTAGAGATAGGAAGTTGATTATCAAGATATAGATGTATCAAGTAATAAATGAGCAGAAGGCTTGCTAATCCCAACTATAATAATTGCTAGATGTTGTCAAGCCACAATCCTATGGATTAGTTTTTCTTtgtatgcaattaaaatgattaataaGGCTAAAACTTTGGTCAAGTTGCACTATAACATCTATGAAAAATGATCCTATACTTTTTTCTCTTTCAAAAAATATGATTGAGAATGCTACCACTAGAATCCATACATTGGACCCGCCCCAACCATAGAGGAATGCCAACCAGCTTAGTCAAGGTTGGTTGGCCTCAATGACTTCCATGTTAGTAACATGATTCACTTAGTCTACTTGGCTCGTCCAAACTACATTAAATTCAAATCACTAAATCTAAAGTTTAAGATAGTAAATTGATAGAAGCAGTACAACGACACTCGACAAAATGGTATACAGCCACTTCAAATATATATGCATAAAAATGGACTAAACAAATGAATTAGTGATCTTAAACTAATCAACATTGCTATAATTTACTACAATTGTATAATCTACACTAATAAAAAAATGGTATAACTTGAATACATTAAGATGCTTGTCCTTATCCATTGCTTGGCTCCCAACTTAAGTGGCAACCTATTAACTTGGATGCATGGCCCAGGGGCTCACATGAACCTCCAGGTTCTTGAGTTGGTTTAGGGATTTAGGTAACGAGATCTGGTGGCAGTTTTGATGTTAGGACAGTTGGAAAGGGACAGTTAGGGAAACATGGATATTTATGTGATTTTGGGTACTCCCCCTGGAATCTAGGGAGACAGCCGGAATTAGTTGTGAAAACTGAAACCACATCTTTCAGGAAGCGGGCGATCCGAGGTGCTCAAAGTTCATATGACCATCCTACCCCCACGAAGTGCACTATATTTACGACACCACCTCTCCTCAGACGAAAATATTCCTTGGCCGGTCGTTCGATGCGCTTCTGGTCACCTGCGGTAACTCTCACCGTGTGCTTGATATGCTGAACTTGATGAGGCCTTTTCATAGGCAGGTCTGACGACCGCTTGAGAAGTGCCTCCGTGAGGAAAGCACGGTGGTCCCTTTACATATTTGGCCCAAGCACATATTGCTTTTGGTTTGGTCAACAATCTGGGTCCATAAAATAACCCTTGtcttaggatttggggggttCATTGTTCTTACAATATTGAGCTCTAAATGGAGGGGAATCTTTGATAATgcaataattaatttttaaatcaaaagttaatgataGTACAATTCATTAGATGGGGACATGGCATCGAAGTGCAGACTTGCCTCATCTTGGTAGAGTTGGATAAGGCCAACTCTTTGTAGATCTATTTCTTTAACTTTAGAATTCTAAAGGTATCTCTTATCTATAGAAAAGTTAATAGTATGGTTACTTGGATGGTTATTTACATGGCCGACCACATCGAGATTATATTATGTAATTCTACAACAGATTTTgcaattaaatttttgaatattttattttctgatttctaCGGATGTATTTATATTGGTTTGATTTTGCCGATTTACCCCCTCAAAAAAAAGTGTTGTTCCTATAACtctaaaaggaaataaaaggtaagaaactttTAACCAATAATATTCCAGCTTAAAGATAGGAATATATTTAACATGAAATTTGGAAAGGGTGGCAACACTGAATCCAACTTAAGCCAAGTTTTAGTTAATATCCAAAAAAGTATATCCgtatttggattaaaaaatatggatatgttTAATATACATTTTTGTATCCGTATCCATTTATAACAAAAATGGGTATGCTTAATATCTTATTCGTATTCATATctatttagaacaaatatgaatattaattttgatatctatttaatatccatatccgtatccgtatttattgacaaatatggatatatcaATATCCGATTTTAGCCCTGAACTTCGTTCCTCCTTTGATTGTTACTTTTCTGCTTGGATGAGTAGAGATCGATTAGAATCCTTTGTACTATTCGAGGTAGTTTAAGGGCTTGTTTGGATTTTGCATAGTTTTATCCTCGTAGTTCGACCTTGGCTGGTGATCCACTTGCATTCTGTGGTTGGTATGAAGGATATGGACTGGAGGAAGGATAGATAAGGAGGAAGGATGAATGAGAGAGAGGATGGATGGGTCTTTTATCTATTCTCCCATATGTTTGGTGAAGTATGAAATATTGGCCGGAAATGATTCCCTCCTAAATTTAGTATAGGAGGAAGGAAAGGGAGGATGGATGATATTTGTAGGATATTTTACTAAACTACTCCTTGATAAAATAGTAGTATTGTTATTATCATCATTTTAAGCACTTACTTATACTAAAGAAGTGTGGCAATTTTATAAACTTATAATCTTTAtgatttataattatataaatatttagttttattttagtttaatttaataaattattttatatattaattatataaataattatttaatttataatttaatttaaatattcaattaattttatataaataattaacTAAAAATAGTGAATATAAATAGAAAAGAGTAAAGAAAAGTTGAGATTTTGTCAAAAATTAATTAGGGGTATTTTTGTTAGCATAGAAATCCATCCCTCACATTCTCCACCCATTCTTCCTTACATCTTTCTAACTTGAGACGATACAAATTGGTGGGCCAGGATGGATCTGACAATTCCTCCTTGTCATCCATCCTTTCTAAGAGTATTTGAACCAAACGGTGGATGGGGATCATTCATCCTTCCAACTCCAATCGTCCTTCTAACTAAAGTATGATTTTTATCTTCATCACATGATTaaacttcttagtaatttaACATGGAATAGATGGCTAGTGAGACCCAAAACATGGCGAATGGGACTTGGGTTAGGCTAGTTTCTCCAAAAGATTGAAAATGTAACTAAACCAGATAAAATCTTGCCAATTAGTTGTGGGTTTCTTTTTTGTGTGGAGCTAGGGTTGTAATAGGTTAGACTCGAGTTAGATCCATGTTGTATCTTGATAAGAAAAATTCAGTTCGAATATATCAAAATAAGTAAGCTTTGGAATTGCATCTAAACTTAATTaataattggattcaagtttgggtttGAGTTTTCCTGAAGTTTAATTTAGCATATGATTTTAGTACAGCAACTTGTCGATGGTCAGCGTCTCCCAAAATGCAAAGTTTCTTGTTATGATAGTCCTCCATAAATAGTAAATCTTTAATAGATTGTCGTGGGAGAGGGGCACAATAAGGAAAGTAAGCGAttgattttggaaaaaaaaatctaagaaccCTCTACAACCCTAATTGTAAGAATTTACTATGGCTTCAGCTTTTGTGCCTATAGCTGACTTCCATATGGTAGGTGTCATGAGTTGCTCATGCGAGATTCCATAATTACAAAACaatcttaggccctgtttgggggagctgtggatagtagagctgttggaagtagagctgtctgaagtagatcaaaagctgcttgctgtttggtaactatatttgtaaagtgctgtggcactttaatatatatttggtaaacaaactgagaaagtaattttgaataacaaaattaccataaaggatattgcatagtattatacaacagaacataataaaatataacatatattaatacataaatatatgatatagtataatattattgtaatataaaataatattattataatatagcataagattaaattatttaacataacatattaatgtattatgatataatgtaatatatattatatttatagtataatacaataataaaggtataaaatattataattattagtataaattaattttctataatataacataatattaaattatttaaaataacatattaatgtattatgatgtaatgtaatataatataatatttatagtataatacaataataaaggtataaaatattataattattagtaaaaattaattttccataatataacataatattaaattatttaaaataacatattaatgtattatgatataatgtaatataatattatatttatagtataatacaataataaaggtataaaatattttaattattagtgtaaattaatttttcatcctccgaatctctaacaatttttcttgcggaagggagtctgacgagtagggttcttggctctagcagatttttaggtttataaagggacaaactatgtaattgttatattttaatatgggcatttttgtcaaaaatacagctttccgacaaagctgaaaacaacatttttggaaagctccaaattgaaacttcctcccaaaagctattttcagcttcccgcaaaaggtgaaacagcttttcggaaattttaccaaacaccattttttatctaaaagtacttttggagggccagcaAGTGCTTTTTggtcctccaaaagctcccccaaacaaggCCTTAATAGATATGGTATCTTAATTCTAATGGTATGGATGTCTTCATCCCGTTACTCTATTTTATTGTATTTTATTTCTATGAAAAaagttttttcaaaagaaaactctgttctctcttttctttattaGCTGGCTAGATCTAATCTCTCTTCCATTATCTTGCCAAAGCACACAATGGAACTAGCTAAATATTTGAGACAATCTTCATTTCACACTTTTACTTTTTGATGTAAATCTTCGTTTGGCACATCTCTCAAAAGTTCTAAGAAATATTCCTTTCATCACAGATCAAAGGGTTACCTTTATTTGGAGCAACACTACAAGAACTGTAACTTCTGTTTCAATAGTTTCTTTTGGTAGATTGATATGTATCTTCATTTTTGCAATCCTCTTTCCATGGTTCTATCTCTTTCCATGTTACTATGGCAACTTTAAGCCCTTTTTCCAATCCAGTGAACTTGAGACATGTAAGAGTTCATTTCTAGGATTAGAAGTTCGTGCTTTTAGAATCTTTAGAGTTTATTGCAAGGTTCAAAAATTCATATGGCAGTCACTTAGGAAGTATCTTAGCCAGAACAGATCTAGGATTCTAGATGAGAGCATGGTTCAAGATTTTAAGaggtgtttttttgtttttgattgGTTTTGGAACTATATATTTTCAGTAAGGACGTCCATGTTTAATCCAATGAATTCTAGTGTTAGCATTCGGTTGGTAAGATAGCAGCAAGAGATAAACTCCTGCTCGAAAATGAAAGATAAGGAGGAGAGATAGATTAGGGCTTCATCATAGAAtacccctttctctctctctctctctctctctctctctctctctctctctctctctctctctctctctctctctctctctctctcgatatAATAAGATGGAGTAGTAGGACTAGAAACTCTTAGTAGCATGGGCGTTAAAGTTATTGCCTTCATTCAAATCATTTTGTCATTATAAACTCTTCCTCGAGCTACTCCTAATGTGTACCATGTAGAAATCAACTATAGGTGCGAAGATTGGGGCTGCAGCAAATTGTCGCAACTCAAACAAGCTAATCATTTTggaaatatatttaaatttttatttatgtttgatttgattgaaataaaatcaaatcaaaatactgattttgaaattgaaatggaagaagatgagaatTAAGAGGATCATGCTTGAGAAGAAAAACACAACCCTACGTATGAAGAAAAGAATTAACACTAGTTATGTtgttggaaattggacccgggggcaatcttcggtcgaggagagggagtggCGAGGGGTCACCACGGCGGGACGGCGACCGGTCGGCGGGCGGCGCCCTCCTtctggggcggtcggagagagggAGTAGCAAGTCCACACGGCGGGGCGGcaatccgtcggcgagcggcgccCTCCTTCTGGGGCGGTCGAGAGAGGGAGCAGCAAGTCCACACGGCGGGGCGGcaatccgtcggcgagcggcgtcctccgtctagggtgcctgcaaacaagccggtggccggatcttccggcgccggccctccgacgctcaagtcagggagggggcaaattaTGTTGAAGAGGAGCCAAAGTGTTTTTTGAGTATCTAATTTTTTCCACCCCCCGCCTGAGAAgccaaggttcccttttataggcgggggtcggtgtacctgtgatgtaacggggcgaggccgtagtacggctcggcatgctgtccaggtcggcgcacgatcaggcgaattattgcgtcggtgtcggaggtatggccgagatcagagacttatcacagtcgactagactctgctgggctaatttgccgtggagagctgagaatccgtagatgacaggagccatgcgcattaaatgtggagtaagccggagatccgcattaattgtggagtaagccggggatccgcattaattgtggagtaagccggggatccgcattaattgtggagtaagccggggatccgcattaattgtggagtgaaCCGGAGGGTTACAGTAGCCatacgcaataaatgccggaggggcgtcagggtatggtcctcggtCGGACCTCAGGGGGGTAtgaccgtagtaggtggctgacaagagtagaTTTTGAATATCAAGGTTTTCCCAGACCGGAGTCCTCGAGGTCGgccgtcttgaggtcgggcgttccgaggtcggacgctgacttcggctgtccagGGTCGGTGATTAtgtggcttcttaggggcatttgtgtcatttggggaaaaatcttattcccccaacactaccccccgacttccgagttcgagcgacttgcgggctcggacgtgggaagtagagTTTATCATTAAAGTTGGGGGGGCGAATCTTGTCCGCGCCCTTGCGCTTCTCGGAGTTTTTATGGCGAaacctgcgccctttggcgCCCCGAGGTTGCTTTATTCAGCGAGCTTATGATGAAGCTCGTATCATTACGCTTCTCGAAGCGGAGGTGGCGTCTCTTGGATCGCCAAGATCGCTTTGTGCGGCGGATCAATGATGGGGGTCCTCGAATTCGTCGAGGCGGTGCCTCGATCCCGTAATCGAGACCCCTCGCTCAtcaatgagtgtgccgttacggggtccaaaacggacacgcggcctGACCTaaggtcggacgcttccgatttcgtgttactggatcataattccggggaggtggaggccacatcggggctccacgtgtcccagatcttattaaatgaggggagcgggggtgtCGTCCGCTCGTTCTTCAAGGCGATTCGATTCtgtggacccatgatgaggccccgggatccgatgggacagggcttcgatttcgtacccaatttattgatccggagtgaatatggtgcctcggcctccgaggtcgacacgtggcgtgACCCggtcgggggatgggaaccgaccctgttgatctgggccgtcaggggggtctatataaaccccttgaggttgccctaaaggttttatttggctgcctcttatttttgttgtctttctcccttgcttccttcttcaaccgaacCTTGCCgttggtgcccggagcgatttccggcgatgtccagtaggttttcacCCTGTTTTAACTAgggtttccttcctttcttcctcccctATCTTCAGTTCCCCTTTACTTTTCTGTAAAAATGGGTTTGGGTCCCGAGGAGGTAGGGTCGAGTCTGTCAGAGGAGGAGCTGGAGTTGATCCGTTCCCGCTTCTTCTTCCAGCAcgggtttcgcc encodes the following:
- the LOC103721848 gene encoding transcription factor MYBC1-like translates to MREEEEPNWFARWEEQLPSPEELTPLSQTLITPDLALAFDIPIAPSNSNPNPSLHHLHSAPTLPPPPSAPSSQTPPDFDSPDHLSAAASGGGGDEPARTLKRPRLVWTPQLHKRFVDAVAHLGIKNAVPKTIMQLMSVDGLTRENVASHLQKYRLYLKRMQGLSSSAGGAAGGAAGAGAGGPISAADAATDQLFASGPVPHHFLGRGPGPEPFMPFVPVAALQHHQQITAAVQQQHQQQYYQQRHMGHFGSPTGSTGGYDHGFLGRTVPQPGMHRMVGPAAVGLVPPPPPPAPSAASYVEDLESGSRGGRGGRRVLTLFPTGED